In Strigops habroptila isolate Jane chromosome 2, bStrHab1.2.pri, whole genome shotgun sequence, one genomic interval encodes:
- the TTF2 gene encoding transcription termination factor 2 isoform X1, which produces MLLDVERAHLRSVCFLKTGVRDGPNKGKSFYVCGAQGPAACGFVLPAPIPASHCLIHEGCVVELQVLVQVQGTDEYQLFYRCLRSKLNGKKWCGSIPWQDPKATKVSKALESHPSTVSLFNPSGQRNPFKVIDKNSEPSSWKQMKQGNREESKANGVKAEKESVLLSHKEKKSTSDSSIEKEPLEGLKTEKQAKGNGSDPEHKESIVSESKLDLSESWKGKNTLLKEEKSDGGGRESKKSSECVEKEPGGRSKALPLSLGKQSTTTKPPEEEQLREKSLKSCGDKETREKEYVSWKNGEMKPMSEGVISPAVPQPALQHAALKAGAEAVLPKTQIRPGLGQHADQVSGSDSGDVEYFYSSLSKSKPEKSVEGLQSREIPSGKSAKSIQGTSLPGAAASRNVEGPQDPKALHNHLVVQLKQKKSTLATVNVQLLPDKGERLLKQVQDLEAALSALNVSTAEEDSTSSGCHEESLPNPFGRPGGTKLITPLPLQDPTARTPSGSQSHPSAAAALGSSEYYGHSFGMNSGVQNLYGGRMTEDRIRAVHSAISEAVNHLHTSLESCPREQTAAEDPSGLKVPLLLHQKQALTWLLWRESQRPCGGILADDMGLGKTLTMIALILAQKQLKTEKREEKSEIWLSKNDSTVIPSCSTLIICPASLIHHWKKEIDKRVGFGKLRVCLYHGPNRNKHAEVLSGYDVVVTTYSLLSKEVPTSKEEGEVPAKDHDVTSGSFPCSPLLRVAWARVILDEAHNIKNPKVQTSIAVCKLRASARWAVTGTPIQNNLLDMYSLLRFLRCSPFDEYKVWKYQVDNNTKKGGERLSLLTRSLLLRRTKDQLDSAGKPLVPLPQRSTQLHQLKLSAEEQSVYNVLFGKCRSTLQSYLKRQEQKNEGREYAGGNPFEKVAQEFGLSQKEFLADSQSASKVSSTVHVLSMLLRLRQCCCHLSLLKVALDQANLNSEGISLSIEEQLSALTLSELQTPDSMSTVYLSGTAFQTDIFEITRESTKIAHLLAELKTIHSTSQKSVVVSQWTSMLKVVAEHLQRQGLKYATVDGSVNPKQRMDVVEEFNNNPKGPQVMLVSLLAGGVGLNLTGGNHLFLLDMHWNPALEDQACDRIYRVGQQKDVVIHRFVCEGTVEEKIAQLQKRKKVLAQQVLSGKGETFTKLTLADLKILFGI; this is translated from the exons ATGTTGCTGGATGTGGAAAGGGCACATCTGA GGTCCGTCTGCTTCCTGAAGACGGGCGTCCGCGATGGCCCCAACAAGGGGAAGAGCTTCTACGTGTGCGGCGCGCAGGGCCCCGCGGCCTGCGGCTTCGTCCTCCCGGCGCC caTTCCTGCTTCTCACTGCTTGATTCATGAGGGGTGCGTGGTGGAGCTGCAAGTCCTGGTTCAGGTTCAGGGCACAGATGAATACCA GTTGTTTTACCGATGCCTTAGAAGTAAGTTAAATGGGAAGAAGTGGTGTGGAAGCATCCCATGGCAG GATCCAAAAGCTACCAAAGTGTCAAAAGCCTTAGAATCCCACCCCAGCACAGTATCTCTCTTCAATCCCAGTGGGCAAAGAAATCCCTTCAAAGTGATAGACAAGAATTCTGAACCATCATCCTGGAAACAAATGAAGCAAggaaacagagaggaaagtaaagcaaatggagtaaaagcagagaaagaaagcgTGCTGCTATCgcataaagaaaagaaatcaaccTCTGATTCCTCCATAGAGAAAGAACCTCTAGAAGggctgaaaactgaaaagcaggcCAAGGGAAATGGGAGTGATCCAGAACATAAGGAGAGCATAGTGTCTGAATCTAAACTTGATCTTTCTGAGtcttggaaagggaaaaacacccttttgaaggaagagaaatctgATGGCGGTGGCAGGGAATCCAAGAAATCTTCAGAGTGTGTGGAGAAAGAACCAGGCGGGAGATCAAAGGCCCTTCCACtaagtcttggaaagcaaagcacaacCACCAAACCTCCAGAGGAGGAGCAGCTCAGagagaaaagcttaaaaagctGTGGGGATAAAGAAACCAGGGAGAAAGAATACGTTAGTTGGAAGAATGGAGAAATGAAACCGATGTCTGAAGGTGTGATTTCCCCAGCAGTACCACAGCCGGCATTGCAACATGCTGCCCtgaaggcaggagcagaggcagtgcTGCCCAAGACACAAATCAGGCCAGGGCTGGGACAGCATGCTGATCAAGTCTCTGGCAGTGACAGTGGTGAtgtagaatatttttattcctcatTAAGTAAAAGTAAACCTGAGAAATCAGTTGAGGGTTTGCAGTCAAGAGAGATTCCTTCAGGGAAATCAGCAAAGAGTATACAGGGGACATCTttgccaggagctgcagcatcgCGTAATGTGGAAGGACCTCAGGACCCTAAAGCTCTTCACAACCATCTTGTAGTccagctgaagcagaagaag aGTACATTGGCTACGGTGAACGTTCAGCTGCTGCCAGATAAAGGGGAACGGTTATTAAAGCAAGTGCAGGATTTGGAAGCTGCACTCAGTGCTCTTAATGTTTCAACAGCAG AGGAGGATAGCACAAGCAGCGGCTGCCATGAGGAATCTTTGCCTAACCCGTTTGGCAGGCCAGGTGGTACAAAGTTGATAACACCACTACCGCTCCAGGATCCTACAGCAAGGACCCCTTCAGGCTCCCAGAGTcacccctctgctgctgctgctttgggttCCAGTGAATATTACGGCCACAGTTTTGGAA TGAACTCTGGTGTGCAAAATCTGTATGGAGGAAGGATGACAGAAGACAGAATCAGGGCTGTACACAGTGCCATCAGTGAAGCTGTTAATCATCTTCACACATCTTTAGAATCTTGTCCAAGAGAGCAGACAGCAGCTGAAGATCCCTCTGGATTGAAG gttccactgctgctgcaccaAAAACAGGCACTCACATGGCTACTCTGGAGAGAGAGTCAGAGGCCGTGTGGAGGAATTCTGG CGGATGACATGGGCCTGGGGAAGACTCTAACAATGATTGCTCTCATTCTGGCCCAGAAGCAGCTGAagacagagaagagagaggagaagtCAGAAATATGGCTATCCAAAAATG ATTCCACTGTTATCCCTTCCTGCAGCACTTTAATAATTTGTCCTGCATCCTTGATCCATCACTGGAAGAAAGAGATTGACAAGCGTGTGGGCTTTGGCAAACTGAGGGTCTGTTTGTACCATGGgccaaacagaaataaacatgcTGAGGT GCTCTCTGGATATGATGTTGTTGTCACAACCTACAGCCTTCTCTCTAAAGAGGTCCCCACAAGCAAAGAGGAGGGGGAAGTCCCTGCAAAGGACCATGATGTGACG agtgGGTCATTTCCCTGTTCCCCTCTGCTCAGGGTAGCTTGGGCTCGAGTTATATTGGATGAAGCTCACAATATTAAAAACCCAAAGGTTCAAACCTCTATAGCTGTCTGCAAACTGAGAGCCAGTGCCAGATGGGCTGTCACTGGGACGCCAATACAGAACAACTTACTGGACATGTACTCTCTCCTGAG GTTTCTACGGTGCTCTCCTTTTGATGAATACAAAGTGTGGAAGTACCAGGTAGATAACAACACaaagaagggaggagagaggctAAGCCTCTTAACCAGGAGCCTGTTATTACGGAGAACTAAGGACCAGCTGGATTCAGCTGGCAAGCCCTTG GTACCTCTGCCCCAGCGTAGCACACAGTTGCACCAATTAAAACTTTCAGCAGAGGAACAGTCTGTATACAATGTGCTCTTTGGAAAATGCAG GTCAACACTACAATCCTATCTAAAGAgacaagagcagaaaaatgaaggcagagagTATGCTGGTGGCAACCCATTTGAGAAAG TTGCACAAGAGTTTGGGCTCAGTCAAAAGGAATTTCTAGCAGACTCCCAAAGTGCCTCCAAGGTCTCAAGTACTGTCCACGTCTTGTCCATGCTGTTGAGGCTCCgtcagtgctgctgccatctCTCCTTACTGAAAGTG GCTCTGGACCAAGCTAACTTGAACAGTGAAGGCATTTCCCTCTCCATTGAGGAACAGCTTAGTGCTTTGACCCTGTCTGAGCTCCAGACTCCTGATTCCATGTCAACAGTCTACCTCAGTGGCACAGCTTTTCAAACAGATATCTTTGAAATCACCAGGGAGAGCACCAAG ataGCTCACCTCTTGGCTGAACTGAAAACTATTCACTCCACGTCTCAGAAAAG TGTTGTTGTCTCTCAGTGGACAAGCATGTTGAAAGTTGTGGCTGAGCACCTCCAGCGACAAGGGCTGAAGTATGCAACAGTGGATGGCTCTGTCAATCCTAAACAGAGAATGGATGTGGTAGAAGAGTTCAATAACAATCCCAAAGGGCCTCAG GTAATGTTGGTCTCATTGCTGGCCGGAGGCGTTGGCTTGAACCTGACTGGAGGAAACCACCTCTTTCTCCTTGACATGCACTg GAATCCTGCTCTTGAGGACCAGGCATGTGACCGCATTTACCGAGTGGGGCAGCAGAAGGATGTTGTAATACACAG GTTTGTCTGTGAAGGAACGGTAGAAGAAAAGATTGCACAACtccagaagaggaagaaagttcTAGCCCAGCAGGTGCTGTCAGGCAAAGGGGAGACCTTCACTAAGCTCACTCTGGCTGACCTCAAAATTCTCTTCGGCATCTAA
- the TTF2 gene encoding transcription termination factor 2 isoform X3, translating to MAPTRGRASTCAARRAPRPAASSSRRRSIPASHCLIHEGCVVELQVLVQVQGTDEYQLFYRCLRSKLNGKKWCGSIPWQDPKATKVSKALESHPSTVSLFNPSGQRNPFKVIDKNSEPSSWKQMKQGNREESKANGVKAEKESVLLSHKEKKSTSDSSIEKEPLEGLKTEKQAKGNGSDPEHKESIVSESKLDLSESWKGKNTLLKEEKSDGGGRESKKSSECVEKEPGGRSKALPLSLGKQSTTTKPPEEEQLREKSLKSCGDKETREKEYVSWKNGEMKPMSEGVISPAVPQPALQHAALKAGAEAVLPKTQIRPGLGQHADQVSGSDSGDVEYFYSSLSKSKPEKSVEGLQSREIPSGKSAKSIQGTSLPGAAASRNVEGPQDPKALHNHLVVQLKQKKSTLATVNVQLLPDKGERLLKQVQDLEAALSALNVSTAEEDSTSSGCHEESLPNPFGRPGGTKLITPLPLQDPTARTPSGSQSHPSAAAALGSSEYYGHSFGMNSGVQNLYGGRMTEDRIRAVHSAISEAVNHLHTSLESCPREQTAAEDPSGLKVPLLLHQKQALTWLLWRESQRPCGGILADDMGLGKTLTMIALILAQKQLKTEKREEKSEIWLSKNDSTVIPSCSTLIICPASLIHHWKKEIDKRVGFGKLRVCLYHGPNRNKHAEVLSGYDVVVTTYSLLSKEVPTSKEEGEVPAKDHDVTSGSFPCSPLLRVAWARVILDEAHNIKNPKVQTSIAVCKLRASARWAVTGTPIQNNLLDMYSLLRFLRCSPFDEYKVWKYQVDNNTKKGGERLSLLTRSLLLRRTKDQLDSAGKPLVPLPQRSTQLHQLKLSAEEQSVYNVLFGKCRSTLQSYLKRQEQKNEGREYAGGNPFEKVAQEFGLSQKEFLADSQSASKVSSTVHVLSMLLRLRQCCCHLSLLKVALDQANLNSEGISLSIEEQLSALTLSELQTPDSMSTVYLSGTAFQTDIFEITRESTKIAHLLAELKTIHSTSQKSVVVSQWTSMLKVVAEHLQRQGLKYATVDGSVNPKQRMDVVEEFNNNPKGPQVMLVSLLAGGVGLNLTGGNHLFLLDMHWNPALEDQACDRIYRVGQQKDVVIHRFVCEGTVEEKIAQLQKRKKVLAQQVLSGKGETFTKLTLADLKILFGI from the exons ATGGCCCCAACAAGGGGAAGAGCTTCTACGTGTGCGGCGCGCAGGGCCCCGCGGCCTGCGGCTTCGTCCTCCCGGCGCCGTAG caTTCCTGCTTCTCACTGCTTGATTCATGAGGGGTGCGTGGTGGAGCTGCAAGTCCTGGTTCAGGTTCAGGGCACAGATGAATACCA GTTGTTTTACCGATGCCTTAGAAGTAAGTTAAATGGGAAGAAGTGGTGTGGAAGCATCCCATGGCAG GATCCAAAAGCTACCAAAGTGTCAAAAGCCTTAGAATCCCACCCCAGCACAGTATCTCTCTTCAATCCCAGTGGGCAAAGAAATCCCTTCAAAGTGATAGACAAGAATTCTGAACCATCATCCTGGAAACAAATGAAGCAAggaaacagagaggaaagtaaagcaaatggagtaaaagcagagaaagaaagcgTGCTGCTATCgcataaagaaaagaaatcaaccTCTGATTCCTCCATAGAGAAAGAACCTCTAGAAGggctgaaaactgaaaagcaggcCAAGGGAAATGGGAGTGATCCAGAACATAAGGAGAGCATAGTGTCTGAATCTAAACTTGATCTTTCTGAGtcttggaaagggaaaaacacccttttgaaggaagagaaatctgATGGCGGTGGCAGGGAATCCAAGAAATCTTCAGAGTGTGTGGAGAAAGAACCAGGCGGGAGATCAAAGGCCCTTCCACtaagtcttggaaagcaaagcacaacCACCAAACCTCCAGAGGAGGAGCAGCTCAGagagaaaagcttaaaaagctGTGGGGATAAAGAAACCAGGGAGAAAGAATACGTTAGTTGGAAGAATGGAGAAATGAAACCGATGTCTGAAGGTGTGATTTCCCCAGCAGTACCACAGCCGGCATTGCAACATGCTGCCCtgaaggcaggagcagaggcagtgcTGCCCAAGACACAAATCAGGCCAGGGCTGGGACAGCATGCTGATCAAGTCTCTGGCAGTGACAGTGGTGAtgtagaatatttttattcctcatTAAGTAAAAGTAAACCTGAGAAATCAGTTGAGGGTTTGCAGTCAAGAGAGATTCCTTCAGGGAAATCAGCAAAGAGTATACAGGGGACATCTttgccaggagctgcagcatcgCGTAATGTGGAAGGACCTCAGGACCCTAAAGCTCTTCACAACCATCTTGTAGTccagctgaagcagaagaag aGTACATTGGCTACGGTGAACGTTCAGCTGCTGCCAGATAAAGGGGAACGGTTATTAAAGCAAGTGCAGGATTTGGAAGCTGCACTCAGTGCTCTTAATGTTTCAACAGCAG AGGAGGATAGCACAAGCAGCGGCTGCCATGAGGAATCTTTGCCTAACCCGTTTGGCAGGCCAGGTGGTACAAAGTTGATAACACCACTACCGCTCCAGGATCCTACAGCAAGGACCCCTTCAGGCTCCCAGAGTcacccctctgctgctgctgctttgggttCCAGTGAATATTACGGCCACAGTTTTGGAA TGAACTCTGGTGTGCAAAATCTGTATGGAGGAAGGATGACAGAAGACAGAATCAGGGCTGTACACAGTGCCATCAGTGAAGCTGTTAATCATCTTCACACATCTTTAGAATCTTGTCCAAGAGAGCAGACAGCAGCTGAAGATCCCTCTGGATTGAAG gttccactgctgctgcaccaAAAACAGGCACTCACATGGCTACTCTGGAGAGAGAGTCAGAGGCCGTGTGGAGGAATTCTGG CGGATGACATGGGCCTGGGGAAGACTCTAACAATGATTGCTCTCATTCTGGCCCAGAAGCAGCTGAagacagagaagagagaggagaagtCAGAAATATGGCTATCCAAAAATG ATTCCACTGTTATCCCTTCCTGCAGCACTTTAATAATTTGTCCTGCATCCTTGATCCATCACTGGAAGAAAGAGATTGACAAGCGTGTGGGCTTTGGCAAACTGAGGGTCTGTTTGTACCATGGgccaaacagaaataaacatgcTGAGGT GCTCTCTGGATATGATGTTGTTGTCACAACCTACAGCCTTCTCTCTAAAGAGGTCCCCACAAGCAAAGAGGAGGGGGAAGTCCCTGCAAAGGACCATGATGTGACG agtgGGTCATTTCCCTGTTCCCCTCTGCTCAGGGTAGCTTGGGCTCGAGTTATATTGGATGAAGCTCACAATATTAAAAACCCAAAGGTTCAAACCTCTATAGCTGTCTGCAAACTGAGAGCCAGTGCCAGATGGGCTGTCACTGGGACGCCAATACAGAACAACTTACTGGACATGTACTCTCTCCTGAG GTTTCTACGGTGCTCTCCTTTTGATGAATACAAAGTGTGGAAGTACCAGGTAGATAACAACACaaagaagggaggagagaggctAAGCCTCTTAACCAGGAGCCTGTTATTACGGAGAACTAAGGACCAGCTGGATTCAGCTGGCAAGCCCTTG GTACCTCTGCCCCAGCGTAGCACACAGTTGCACCAATTAAAACTTTCAGCAGAGGAACAGTCTGTATACAATGTGCTCTTTGGAAAATGCAG GTCAACACTACAATCCTATCTAAAGAgacaagagcagaaaaatgaaggcagagagTATGCTGGTGGCAACCCATTTGAGAAAG TTGCACAAGAGTTTGGGCTCAGTCAAAAGGAATTTCTAGCAGACTCCCAAAGTGCCTCCAAGGTCTCAAGTACTGTCCACGTCTTGTCCATGCTGTTGAGGCTCCgtcagtgctgctgccatctCTCCTTACTGAAAGTG GCTCTGGACCAAGCTAACTTGAACAGTGAAGGCATTTCCCTCTCCATTGAGGAACAGCTTAGTGCTTTGACCCTGTCTGAGCTCCAGACTCCTGATTCCATGTCAACAGTCTACCTCAGTGGCACAGCTTTTCAAACAGATATCTTTGAAATCACCAGGGAGAGCACCAAG ataGCTCACCTCTTGGCTGAACTGAAAACTATTCACTCCACGTCTCAGAAAAG TGTTGTTGTCTCTCAGTGGACAAGCATGTTGAAAGTTGTGGCTGAGCACCTCCAGCGACAAGGGCTGAAGTATGCAACAGTGGATGGCTCTGTCAATCCTAAACAGAGAATGGATGTGGTAGAAGAGTTCAATAACAATCCCAAAGGGCCTCAG GTAATGTTGGTCTCATTGCTGGCCGGAGGCGTTGGCTTGAACCTGACTGGAGGAAACCACCTCTTTCTCCTTGACATGCACTg GAATCCTGCTCTTGAGGACCAGGCATGTGACCGCATTTACCGAGTGGGGCAGCAGAAGGATGTTGTAATACACAG GTTTGTCTGTGAAGGAACGGTAGAAGAAAAGATTGCACAACtccagaagaggaagaaagttcTAGCCCAGCAGGTGCTGTCAGGCAAAGGGGAGACCTTCACTAAGCTCACTCTGGCTGACCTCAAAATTCTCTTCGGCATCTAA
- the TTF2 gene encoding transcription termination factor 2 isoform X2 — protein sequence MEVVLCAEHGSVCFLKTGVRDGPNKGKSFYVCGAQGPAACGFVLPAPIPASHCLIHEGCVVELQVLVQVQGTDEYQLFYRCLRSKLNGKKWCGSIPWQDPKATKVSKALESHPSTVSLFNPSGQRNPFKVIDKNSEPSSWKQMKQGNREESKANGVKAEKESVLLSHKEKKSTSDSSIEKEPLEGLKTEKQAKGNGSDPEHKESIVSESKLDLSESWKGKNTLLKEEKSDGGGRESKKSSECVEKEPGGRSKALPLSLGKQSTTTKPPEEEQLREKSLKSCGDKETREKEYVSWKNGEMKPMSEGVISPAVPQPALQHAALKAGAEAVLPKTQIRPGLGQHADQVSGSDSGDVEYFYSSLSKSKPEKSVEGLQSREIPSGKSAKSIQGTSLPGAAASRNVEGPQDPKALHNHLVVQLKQKKSTLATVNVQLLPDKGERLLKQVQDLEAALSALNVSTAEEDSTSSGCHEESLPNPFGRPGGTKLITPLPLQDPTARTPSGSQSHPSAAAALGSSEYYGHSFGMNSGVQNLYGGRMTEDRIRAVHSAISEAVNHLHTSLESCPREQTAAEDPSGLKVPLLLHQKQALTWLLWRESQRPCGGILADDMGLGKTLTMIALILAQKQLKTEKREEKSEIWLSKNDSTVIPSCSTLIICPASLIHHWKKEIDKRVGFGKLRVCLYHGPNRNKHAEVLSGYDVVVTTYSLLSKEVPTSKEEGEVPAKDHDVTSGSFPCSPLLRVAWARVILDEAHNIKNPKVQTSIAVCKLRASARWAVTGTPIQNNLLDMYSLLRFLRCSPFDEYKVWKYQVDNNTKKGGERLSLLTRSLLLRRTKDQLDSAGKPLVPLPQRSTQLHQLKLSAEEQSVYNVLFGKCRSTLQSYLKRQEQKNEGREYAGGNPFEKVAQEFGLSQKEFLADSQSASKVSSTVHVLSMLLRLRQCCCHLSLLKVALDQANLNSEGISLSIEEQLSALTLSELQTPDSMSTVYLSGTAFQTDIFEITRESTKIAHLLAELKTIHSTSQKSVVVSQWTSMLKVVAEHLQRQGLKYATVDGSVNPKQRMDVVEEFNNNPKGPQVMLVSLLAGGVGLNLTGGNHLFLLDMHWNPALEDQACDRIYRVGQQKDVVIHRFVCEGTVEEKIAQLQKRKKVLAQQVLSGKGETFTKLTLADLKILFGI from the exons ATGGAGGTTGTGTTGTGTGCGGAGCACG GGTCCGTCTGCTTCCTGAAGACGGGCGTCCGCGATGGCCCCAACAAGGGGAAGAGCTTCTACGTGTGCGGCGCGCAGGGCCCCGCGGCCTGCGGCTTCGTCCTCCCGGCGCC caTTCCTGCTTCTCACTGCTTGATTCATGAGGGGTGCGTGGTGGAGCTGCAAGTCCTGGTTCAGGTTCAGGGCACAGATGAATACCA GTTGTTTTACCGATGCCTTAGAAGTAAGTTAAATGGGAAGAAGTGGTGTGGAAGCATCCCATGGCAG GATCCAAAAGCTACCAAAGTGTCAAAAGCCTTAGAATCCCACCCCAGCACAGTATCTCTCTTCAATCCCAGTGGGCAAAGAAATCCCTTCAAAGTGATAGACAAGAATTCTGAACCATCATCCTGGAAACAAATGAAGCAAggaaacagagaggaaagtaaagcaaatggagtaaaagcagagaaagaaagcgTGCTGCTATCgcataaagaaaagaaatcaaccTCTGATTCCTCCATAGAGAAAGAACCTCTAGAAGggctgaaaactgaaaagcaggcCAAGGGAAATGGGAGTGATCCAGAACATAAGGAGAGCATAGTGTCTGAATCTAAACTTGATCTTTCTGAGtcttggaaagggaaaaacacccttttgaaggaagagaaatctgATGGCGGTGGCAGGGAATCCAAGAAATCTTCAGAGTGTGTGGAGAAAGAACCAGGCGGGAGATCAAAGGCCCTTCCACtaagtcttggaaagcaaagcacaacCACCAAACCTCCAGAGGAGGAGCAGCTCAGagagaaaagcttaaaaagctGTGGGGATAAAGAAACCAGGGAGAAAGAATACGTTAGTTGGAAGAATGGAGAAATGAAACCGATGTCTGAAGGTGTGATTTCCCCAGCAGTACCACAGCCGGCATTGCAACATGCTGCCCtgaaggcaggagcagaggcagtgcTGCCCAAGACACAAATCAGGCCAGGGCTGGGACAGCATGCTGATCAAGTCTCTGGCAGTGACAGTGGTGAtgtagaatatttttattcctcatTAAGTAAAAGTAAACCTGAGAAATCAGTTGAGGGTTTGCAGTCAAGAGAGATTCCTTCAGGGAAATCAGCAAAGAGTATACAGGGGACATCTttgccaggagctgcagcatcgCGTAATGTGGAAGGACCTCAGGACCCTAAAGCTCTTCACAACCATCTTGTAGTccagctgaagcagaagaag aGTACATTGGCTACGGTGAACGTTCAGCTGCTGCCAGATAAAGGGGAACGGTTATTAAAGCAAGTGCAGGATTTGGAAGCTGCACTCAGTGCTCTTAATGTTTCAACAGCAG AGGAGGATAGCACAAGCAGCGGCTGCCATGAGGAATCTTTGCCTAACCCGTTTGGCAGGCCAGGTGGTACAAAGTTGATAACACCACTACCGCTCCAGGATCCTACAGCAAGGACCCCTTCAGGCTCCCAGAGTcacccctctgctgctgctgctttgggttCCAGTGAATATTACGGCCACAGTTTTGGAA TGAACTCTGGTGTGCAAAATCTGTATGGAGGAAGGATGACAGAAGACAGAATCAGGGCTGTACACAGTGCCATCAGTGAAGCTGTTAATCATCTTCACACATCTTTAGAATCTTGTCCAAGAGAGCAGACAGCAGCTGAAGATCCCTCTGGATTGAAG gttccactgctgctgcaccaAAAACAGGCACTCACATGGCTACTCTGGAGAGAGAGTCAGAGGCCGTGTGGAGGAATTCTGG CGGATGACATGGGCCTGGGGAAGACTCTAACAATGATTGCTCTCATTCTGGCCCAGAAGCAGCTGAagacagagaagagagaggagaagtCAGAAATATGGCTATCCAAAAATG ATTCCACTGTTATCCCTTCCTGCAGCACTTTAATAATTTGTCCTGCATCCTTGATCCATCACTGGAAGAAAGAGATTGACAAGCGTGTGGGCTTTGGCAAACTGAGGGTCTGTTTGTACCATGGgccaaacagaaataaacatgcTGAGGT GCTCTCTGGATATGATGTTGTTGTCACAACCTACAGCCTTCTCTCTAAAGAGGTCCCCACAAGCAAAGAGGAGGGGGAAGTCCCTGCAAAGGACCATGATGTGACG agtgGGTCATTTCCCTGTTCCCCTCTGCTCAGGGTAGCTTGGGCTCGAGTTATATTGGATGAAGCTCACAATATTAAAAACCCAAAGGTTCAAACCTCTATAGCTGTCTGCAAACTGAGAGCCAGTGCCAGATGGGCTGTCACTGGGACGCCAATACAGAACAACTTACTGGACATGTACTCTCTCCTGAG GTTTCTACGGTGCTCTCCTTTTGATGAATACAAAGTGTGGAAGTACCAGGTAGATAACAACACaaagaagggaggagagaggctAAGCCTCTTAACCAGGAGCCTGTTATTACGGAGAACTAAGGACCAGCTGGATTCAGCTGGCAAGCCCTTG GTACCTCTGCCCCAGCGTAGCACACAGTTGCACCAATTAAAACTTTCAGCAGAGGAACAGTCTGTATACAATGTGCTCTTTGGAAAATGCAG GTCAACACTACAATCCTATCTAAAGAgacaagagcagaaaaatgaaggcagagagTATGCTGGTGGCAACCCATTTGAGAAAG TTGCACAAGAGTTTGGGCTCAGTCAAAAGGAATTTCTAGCAGACTCCCAAAGTGCCTCCAAGGTCTCAAGTACTGTCCACGTCTTGTCCATGCTGTTGAGGCTCCgtcagtgctgctgccatctCTCCTTACTGAAAGTG GCTCTGGACCAAGCTAACTTGAACAGTGAAGGCATTTCCCTCTCCATTGAGGAACAGCTTAGTGCTTTGACCCTGTCTGAGCTCCAGACTCCTGATTCCATGTCAACAGTCTACCTCAGTGGCACAGCTTTTCAAACAGATATCTTTGAAATCACCAGGGAGAGCACCAAG ataGCTCACCTCTTGGCTGAACTGAAAACTATTCACTCCACGTCTCAGAAAAG TGTTGTTGTCTCTCAGTGGACAAGCATGTTGAAAGTTGTGGCTGAGCACCTCCAGCGACAAGGGCTGAAGTATGCAACAGTGGATGGCTCTGTCAATCCTAAACAGAGAATGGATGTGGTAGAAGAGTTCAATAACAATCCCAAAGGGCCTCAG GTAATGTTGGTCTCATTGCTGGCCGGAGGCGTTGGCTTGAACCTGACTGGAGGAAACCACCTCTTTCTCCTTGACATGCACTg GAATCCTGCTCTTGAGGACCAGGCATGTGACCGCATTTACCGAGTGGGGCAGCAGAAGGATGTTGTAATACACAG GTTTGTCTGTGAAGGAACGGTAGAAGAAAAGATTGCACAACtccagaagaggaagaaagttcTAGCCCAGCAGGTGCTGTCAGGCAAAGGGGAGACCTTCACTAAGCTCACTCTGGCTGACCTCAAAATTCTCTTCGGCATCTAA